In Caproiciproducens sp. NJN-50, the following are encoded in one genomic region:
- a CDS encoding DUF1048 domain-containing protein has product MPEFFDNYFNIKKIIESKREYKQQMARVEALPKDYQFVFKKIQKYMWNFAGGDGYDMMKIHYDLIELFKAGAAEGKHVLEITGEDVAAFCDELLRNARTYTEDWHEALNHDILKKFGRGKDSK; this is encoded by the coding sequence ATGCCTGAGTTTTTCGATAATTACTTCAATATAAAAAAAATAATTGAGAGCAAGCGCGAGTACAAGCAACAGATGGCAAGGGTGGAGGCTCTGCCCAAAGACTATCAGTTCGTCTTTAAAAAAATCCAGAAATATATGTGGAATTTCGCGGGAGGTGACGGCTATGACATGATGAAGATTCATTATGATCTGATAGAACTGTTCAAAGCTGGCGCGGCGGAAGGCAAGCATGTTTTGGAGATTACCGGCGAGGACGTGGCCGCCTTCTGCGACGAGCTTCTGCGCAATGCCAGAACATACACGGAAGACTGGCACGAGGCACTCAACCATGACATACTGAAAAAATTCGGAAGGGGGAAGGATTCAAAATGA
- a CDS encoding DUF1048 domain-containing protein, producing the protein MRIHDIIEGKKEWRAHMARVKALPQDYQIVYKEIQKYLFKVGPVELTEGTGLLSGIVDLFEEGAALGKGVLEVTGSDVAVFCDDLIKDSKTYADIYQESVSQEVDKAMKKVTDK; encoded by the coding sequence ATGAGAATACACGATATTATCGAAGGTAAAAAAGAATGGCGGGCGCACATGGCGCGTGTCAAAGCTCTCCCGCAGGATTATCAGATTGTCTATAAAGAGATTCAAAAATATCTCTTTAAGGTCGGCCCTGTCGAGCTGACCGAGGGGACGGGTCTGCTCTCTGGAATCGTCGATCTTTTTGAGGAAGGCGCAGCCTTGGGGAAAGGCGTGCTCGAAGTGACAGGCAGTGACGTAGCGGTTTTCTGCGACGATCTGATCAAAGATTCAAAAACTTACGCGGACATCTATCAGGAATCTGTTAGCCAGGAAGTTGACAAGGCCATGAAAAAGGTCACGGATAAGTAA
- a CDS encoding DUF1048 domain-containing protein translates to MNFWEKVTGSDMTKEMKTFESRVKKLPADYQAAWGKIKTNLWPHSDFTGRNLMPILDGVLGLLEESAADGQSVREVLGDDIKGFCSALAGEEGAKSYRDKWREQLNNNIAKKLSK, encoded by the coding sequence ATGAATTTTTGGGAGAAAGTCACAGGCAGCGATATGACGAAAGAAATGAAAACTTTTGAATCGCGGGTCAAAAAACTGCCTGCTGATTATCAGGCGGCGTGGGGAAAAATCAAGACCAACCTCTGGCCGCACTCAGATTTCACCGGCCGCAACCTCATGCCAATTCTTGACGGTGTGCTTGGCCTGCTTGAAGAATCGGCGGCGGACGGCCAGAGTGTCCGAGAGGTTTTGGGTGACGATATCAAAGGTTTCTGCTCAGCGCTGGCCGGCGAAGAAGGGGCAAAGTCTTATCGCGACAAGTGGCGCGAGCAACTCAACAACAATATCGCCAAGAAATTAAGTAAATAG
- a CDS encoding PadR family transcriptional regulator — protein sequence MLENLTEMLKGVLEGCVLEIISRKETYGYEITRRLNDLGFADIVEGTVYTILIRLEKSNLVEITKKSSNMGPPRKFFALNDAGREELRRFWEKWEFVSSRINELKEKKQ from the coding sequence CTGCTGGAAAACCTAACGGAAATGCTTAAGGGCGTGCTTGAGGGCTGCGTCCTCGAAATTATAAGCCGCAAAGAAACCTACGGCTACGAAATCACGCGGCGGCTGAACGACCTCGGCTTCGCGGATATTGTGGAGGGAACGGTGTACACCATCCTGATCCGGCTTGAAAAAAGCAATCTGGTAGAGATCACCAAAAAGTCCTCCAATATGGGGCCGCCGCGAAAGTTTTTTGCGCTCAATGACGCGGGGCGTGAAGAGCTGCGCAGGTTCTGGGAAAAATGGGAGTTCGTATCATCGAGAATCAATGAGTTAAAGGAGAAAAAGCAATGA